CCCACTTGTGAATCAGCCGAATCTTGTTCCCCATCGGAGCATCTCCGTCACCAGAAATCGATTATGAAGTCTCAGCGTAACGCGCTGCTAATCGCATCTGCTCTTGTTTTCTACTGGCTATTGTACTCTGTTACTGGACTTGTTGTTAAAGTTGAGCAGTTGAATAAGCGTGTGGAGAAACTGAAGGCTCAGGATTGAAGTGAAGGATTTGGATCGGGTTTTAGGGGTTTTCTAGTCGGATCTGCCACTGTTTTGCTGGTATTTATATGGTATGGGATATTTAGTGAATTGGGTTTTTCTTATCCTGCTTTGATCTTTAATTATGAAGTAATAATTTTATACGACTTGTGAATTGCTCAATGGATTATCTTGTGTTGattttcgggtttttcgattattattatattagttAGTACTTGTTTTGATTTGTTTGTAAACTGCTGAGATGAATCCTGTTGATTGATGCTGGAGCTTTATCTTATTGGAGGATATATTATGGGGAATGCATCTTGTATTTTGTTACTTGAGCCGAGTTTCTATCGGAAACAACATCTCTATCTTCATAAGGTAAGGGTAAGGATGCATGCACGCCACTCTCCCCAGATTACACGGGTTTCATTGTTATACCCAAGTTTGGAAACTTAATACGggtatttttagaaaaaatacaGAAGAATTAGCTATAGATGTACCCATAGCAGATACATACACGACATATACTAGGCTTCCTTTGGTGGTGGATTATGCATTTTTCAGCCTCGTTTGCTGGTTTTTGATATGTTGGCTGAACAAGTTGAGTTAGATGAAAAGAATTATAAAAGGAATCAATTGACATACACATGAATAAAAGTTTAAACTTTGTTCCTTGGTCAATGTGAAAGTATTTtagttgatgttgttgatagtATAGGTAGTAGCTCATGTTGCCGAAATGCTGAACGTCATGCTATACTTGGTATCATTGTTGATTGCTGTGTGTTTTGGTAGAGACTTGGATCCAAGATGTTGGATTGTCTGTAACTGTAACTGGATTATTAATCTTTCCGTTATTAATCAGATTTCTAAATTGGTAACTTTACTAAAATAATGTCTTACTGAATAAAAATAGGaaatggaaaaaagaaataatcatTAATGTTTTCTCAAGGGGATGATTGAGTGATTGAGATATTGGACTGGAGAGTTTTACGTTTGATTCCCTGGTACAACACCAAGGCTAAGTTTATATGCTTCCAGGCTTGGTGGACAGGATTACTTGCAACCTTTTCTTGTTGCATTGTAGCAATCTACCTAGTGGTTAGTCAATGTGAGTGC
This sequence is a window from Solanum dulcamara chromosome 10, daSolDulc1.2, whole genome shotgun sequence. Protein-coding genes within it:
- the LOC129870376 gene encoding uncharacterized protein LOC129870376 — encoded protein: MALEWVVLSYAAGAEAIMILLLTIPGLDPLRKGLIAVTRNLLKPFLSIVPFCLFLLMDIYWKYETRPTCESAESCSPSEHLRHQKSIMKSQRNALLIASALVFYWLLYSVTGLVVKVEQLNKRVEKLKAQD